A genome region from Aliivibrio salmonicida LFI1238 includes the following:
- the ptsN gene encoding PTS IIA-like nitrogen regulatory protein PtsN, translating to MQLSTILSLDCTKSAVQCTSKKRALELISEIAAPQLGQNPQALFESLLNREKMGSTGIGNGIAIPHGRLHNCDTAVAVLIQCQEPIEFDSIDNRPVDVLFALLVPDEQCKLHLKTLSSVAEKLNDKQILRQLRHAESDQELYQIFTSE from the coding sequence ATGCAGCTAAGCACCATTCTTTCATTGGATTGCACCAAAAGTGCAGTCCAGTGTACTAGCAAGAAACGCGCACTAGAATTGATCAGTGAAATTGCAGCACCTCAACTGGGTCAAAATCCACAAGCGCTTTTTGAAAGCTTATTAAATCGTGAAAAAATGGGAAGTACAGGCATCGGCAATGGCATTGCTATCCCCCACGGTCGACTTCATAATTGTGATACTGCGGTAGCGGTATTAATCCAATGCCAAGAACCTATAGAGTTTGATTCTATTGATAATCGTCCTGTTGATGTTCTTTTTGCTTTACTTGTTCCTGATGAACAATGCAAATTACACCTCAAAACACTGTCTAGTGTGGCTGAAAAACTCAATGACAAACAGATCTTACGTCAGCTTCGTCATGCTGAAAGCGATCAAGAGTTGTATCAAATTTTCACATCTGAATAG
- the hpf gene encoding ribosome hibernation promoting factor encodes MQINITGQNVELTDSLREYVDTKFQKLERFFEHIHNVHVVLKLEKVHHVAEATLHVNQGDIHAHSDSEDMYAAIDGLVDKLIRQLNKHKEKLSSH; translated from the coding sequence ATGCAAATAAACATCACAGGTCAAAACGTCGAACTAACCGATAGCCTTCGTGAGTACGTAGATACTAAATTCCAAAAATTAGAACGTTTTTTTGAACATATTCATAATGTACACGTTGTATTAAAGCTGGAAAAAGTTCACCATGTCGCTGAAGCAACACTTCATGTAAACCAAGGGGACATACACGCTCATTCTGATTCAGAAGATATGTATGCCGCGATTGATGGCTTGGTGGATAAACTTATTCGCCAACTCAATAAACATAAAGAAAAATTAAGTAGTCATTAA
- a CDS encoding KpsF/GutQ family sugar-phosphate isomerase produces MATQFDFCKAGKNVLQIEIDALTQLNNYINDDFTKACQLMLECKRKVVIMGMGKSGHIGKKIAATLASTGTPSFFVHPGEASHGDLGMIEKGDVILAISNSGEAAEILALLPVIKRQGITLITMTSKSSSSMANVADVNLLITVPQEACPLALAPTSSTTATLVMGDALAMALLEARGFTSDDFALSHPGGALGRKLLLHLADIMHTDDELPMVTSDALIKTALLEVSEKGLGMTAIVDEDQKVIGIFTDGDLRRLLDNRIDIHTQTIGEVMAHTPSVASPNLLAVEGLNLMQDKKINGLLLCDENNRLVGALNMHDLLKAGVM; encoded by the coding sequence ATGGCAACTCAGTTTGATTTCTGCAAAGCAGGAAAGAATGTTCTTCAAATTGAAATTGATGCACTTACCCAACTGAACAATTACATCAATGATGATTTTACTAAAGCATGTCAATTAATGCTGGAATGCAAACGTAAAGTCGTTATAATGGGAATGGGGAAATCGGGACACATAGGCAAAAAGATAGCAGCTACATTGGCAAGTACCGGTACTCCCTCTTTCTTTGTGCATCCAGGCGAAGCAAGTCATGGCGATTTAGGCATGATAGAAAAAGGGGATGTCATTTTGGCTATATCAAACTCAGGAGAAGCGGCCGAAATATTAGCGCTTCTGCCTGTCATTAAACGCCAAGGTATTACGTTAATTACCATGACAAGCAAATCAAGCTCAAGCATGGCAAACGTGGCAGATGTAAATCTACTCATCACCGTTCCACAAGAAGCATGCCCGCTTGCTTTGGCTCCAACATCTAGCACAACAGCAACGCTAGTCATGGGGGATGCATTAGCAATGGCTCTTTTAGAAGCTCGTGGATTCACCTCTGATGACTTTGCACTATCTCACCCTGGTGGTGCTCTTGGTCGTAAGCTATTACTTCATCTTGCAGATATCATGCATACAGACGATGAATTACCAATGGTAACGTCAGACGCATTAATTAAAACAGCCTTATTAGAAGTCTCAGAAAAAGGCCTCGGTATGACCGCTATCGTTGATGAAGACCAAAAAGTCATTGGTATCTTTACCGATGGTGATTTACGTCGTCTTCTGGATAACCGCATTGATATTCACACACAAACCATTGGTGAAGTCATGGCTCATACTCCTTCAGTTGCAAGCCCTAATTTATTGGCTGTTGAAGGGCTAAACCTAATGCAAGATAAAAAAATTAATGGCTTATTGCTATGCGATGAAAACAATCGCTTAGTCGGCGCATTGAATATGCATGATCTTCTAAAAGCAGGAGTAATGTAA
- the kdsC gene encoding 3-deoxy-manno-octulosonate-8-phosphatase KdsC encodes MPTMIETLYGEVEESILSIAKTIKLLICDVDGVFSDGLVYMGNDGEELKTFHTRDGYGVKSLMSAGVEVAIITGRNSQIVENRMRALGISLIYQGQDNKLQAYEDILTKLNIAPEHTGYIGDDLIDWPVMEKVALKVCVADGHPLLVKRANYVTTIKGGHGAVREVSDLILEAKGELEQHKGLSI; translated from the coding sequence ATGCCAACCATGATCGAAACCCTTTATGGTGAAGTGGAAGAATCAATCCTCTCTATCGCTAAAACAATAAAACTGCTCATTTGTGATGTTGATGGTGTCTTTTCTGACGGCCTTGTTTATATGGGCAATGACGGTGAAGAATTAAAAACCTTTCATACTCGCGATGGGTATGGTGTTAAATCATTAATGTCTGCGGGTGTTGAAGTTGCAATTATTACAGGACGCAACTCTCAAATTGTAGAAAATAGAATGAGAGCACTTGGTATTTCACTTATCTACCAAGGCCAAGACAATAAATTACAAGCATATGAAGATATTTTAACTAAACTCAACATAGCACCTGAACATACGGGTTACATCGGTGATGATCTGATCGATTGGCCTGTAATGGAAAAGGTGGCACTTAAAGTCTGCGTTGCCGATGGTCATCCCCTACTGGTTAAACGTGCAAACTATGTGACCACCATTAAAGGCGGTCACGGTGCGGTTCGTGAAGTAAGCGACCTTATCTTGGAAGCAAAAGGGGAATTAGAGCAACATAAAGGCTTAAGTATATGA
- the mlaD gene encoding outer membrane lipid asymmetry maintenance protein MlaD — protein sequence MQQTRKIELLVGFFVLAGAAALLMLLLKVADVRSGGSGEYYTINAQFDNIGSLKSRSPVKIGGVVVGRVSGITLDIESYLPVVSMQIDKQFGQFPETSAAQILTAGLIGEQYVGIVPGFIDEDIDMLGEGDYIEDTKSALVLEDMIGQVLYSIGGDSSEKSEDK from the coding sequence ATGCAGCAAACACGTAAAATAGAATTATTAGTTGGATTTTTTGTTTTGGCTGGCGCGGCAGCGTTATTAATGTTGCTACTAAAAGTGGCCGATGTTCGTAGTGGTGGCAGTGGAGAGTACTACACTATTAATGCACAGTTCGATAATATCGGCAGCTTAAAGTCTCGCTCACCGGTTAAAATCGGGGGCGTTGTTGTCGGCCGTGTTTCCGGTATTACATTAGATATCGAAAGCTACTTACCGGTTGTCAGTATGCAAATTGATAAACAATTTGGCCAATTTCCTGAAACTTCTGCGGCACAAATTTTAACCGCCGGATTAATTGGTGAACAATATGTAGGTATCGTTCCTGGTTTTATTGATGAAGACATTGATATGCTTGGTGAGGGTGACTACATTGAAGACACCAAATCAGCATTAGTATTAGAAGATATGATAGGGCAAGTGCTGTATAGCATTGGTGGTGATTCATCAGAAAAAAGTGAGGATAAATAA
- a CDS encoding RNA polymerase factor sigma-54, with the protein MKASLQLKMGQQLAMTPQLQQAIRLLQLSTLDLQQEIQEALDSNPLLDVEEEQLSTPESLLSPEPTPEKETATAEQEPSVTDSSDVIDSNNISEELEMDASWDDVYSANSGSTGLAIDDDTPLYQGETTESLQDYLMWQAELTPFTEVDRAIATTIIESLDEYGYLTISLDDVLESIGNEEVELDEVEAVLKRIQHFDPLGVASRDLAECLMIQLATYPVDTPWLPETQLILTKHINLLGNRDYRQLAKETKLKEYDLKQVMMLIHQLDPRPGNRVIDTDTEYVIPDVSVFKHNGKWVVTINPDSVPRLKVNAEYAALGKGLGNSPDGQFIRTNLQEAKWLIKSLESRNETLLKVARCIVEHQQDFFEYGEEAMKPMVLNDIALDVEMHESTISRVTTQKFMHTPRGIFELKYFFSSHVSTDSGGECSSTAIRALVKKLVAAENQAKPLSDSKIATLLAEQGIQVARRTIAKYRESLGIAPSNQRKRLL; encoded by the coding sequence ATGAAAGCATCTCTTCAGCTAAAAATGGGCCAACAGCTTGCAATGACTCCTCAGTTGCAGCAAGCCATTCGATTATTGCAATTATCGACACTTGACCTGCAGCAAGAGATTCAAGAAGCTCTCGACTCTAACCCTCTTCTTGATGTCGAAGAAGAGCAATTAAGCACGCCTGAAAGTTTACTGTCTCCTGAACCTACACCAGAAAAAGAAACCGCCACAGCAGAACAAGAACCCTCTGTCACTGACAGCAGTGATGTCATTGATAGCAATAATATTTCTGAAGAATTAGAGATGGATGCTAGTTGGGATGATGTTTACAGTGCAAACAGTGGCAGTACTGGATTAGCGATTGATGATGACACCCCATTATACCAAGGTGAAACCACCGAAAGTTTGCAAGATTATTTAATGTGGCAAGCAGAACTAACTCCATTTACGGAAGTCGATCGCGCTATCGCCACCACCATTATTGAGTCATTAGATGAATATGGTTATCTAACCATTAGTTTAGATGACGTACTCGAAAGCATTGGAAATGAAGAAGTCGAGCTCGATGAAGTTGAAGCCGTTCTCAAACGTATTCAACATTTTGACCCTCTCGGCGTCGCTTCTCGAGATCTCGCTGAATGTTTAATGATCCAATTAGCGACCTATCCAGTAGATACCCCTTGGCTACCAGAAACTCAATTAATCTTAACAAAGCATATTAATTTATTAGGTAATCGTGACTACCGACAGTTAGCAAAAGAGACTAAGCTAAAAGAGTACGATTTAAAACAAGTGATGATGCTTATCCATCAATTGGACCCTCGCCCAGGCAACCGAGTCATCGATACTGATACTGAGTATGTTATTCCTGATGTTTCTGTCTTTAAGCATAATGGAAAATGGGTCGTCACTATAAACCCAGACAGTGTCCCTCGCTTAAAAGTAAATGCAGAATATGCGGCATTAGGAAAAGGCTTAGGCAACAGTCCTGATGGACAATTTATTCGTACGAATTTGCAAGAAGCAAAATGGTTAATTAAAAGCTTAGAGAGCAGAAACGAGACTCTGCTCAAAGTTGCACGCTGTATAGTTGAACATCAACAAGATTTCTTCGAGTATGGTGAAGAAGCGATGAAACCAATGGTATTGAATGACATCGCTTTAGACGTTGAAATGCACGAATCCACCATATCGCGCGTAACAACACAAAAATTCATGCATACCCCTCGTGGTATTTTTGAATTGAAATATTTCTTCTCTAGTCATGTTAGTACGGACAGCGGCGGTGAATGCTCATCGACGGCAATCCGGGCACTAGTGAAAAAATTAGTGGCAGCAGAGAATCAAGCCAAGCCACTAAGTGACAGTAAAATTGCGACCTTACTGGCTGAACAAGGCATACAAGTGGCACGACGAACCATTGCTAAATATCGTGAATCACTGGGTATTGCCCCATCAAATCAGCGTAAGCGTTTACTTTAA
- the lptA gene encoding lipopolysaccharide transport periplasmic protein LptA has translation MKLSHVSLLAGLLFSSSSWALSTDTEQPIHINSDTQNFDMQSNRVTFNGDVTLKQGSIKIFADKLIVIRPQGQEGREILEAYGKPARFSQLTDDGKTLRGKANKLRYELENEFLTMTDNAELTQDDSVIQGKVITYNMKTQKLIADGGKDERVTTILQPSQLNKKQ, from the coding sequence ATGAAGCTTTCACACGTTAGTCTACTTGCCGGTTTATTATTCAGTTCTTCAAGTTGGGCATTAAGCACCGATACAGAACAACCGATTCATATTAATTCAGACACTCAAAACTTTGATATGCAAAGTAACAGAGTGACCTTCAACGGTGATGTTACTTTAAAACAAGGCAGCATTAAGATATTTGCAGATAAACTTATTGTTATACGTCCTCAAGGCCAAGAAGGCAGAGAAATTCTTGAAGCGTACGGAAAGCCAGCTCGTTTTAGTCAATTAACCGATGACGGTAAAACACTGAGAGGGAAAGCAAATAAATTGCGTTATGAGCTAGAAAATGAATTTCTAACAATGACGGACAATGCTGAACTAACCCAAGACGACAGTGTTATTCAGGGTAAAGTGATTACCTATAATATGAAGACACAAAAGTTAATTGCGGATGGTGGTAAAGACGAACGAGTCACTACTATTCTCCAACCTAGTCAATTGAATAAAAAACAATAA
- the mlaE gene encoding lipid asymmetry maintenance ABC transporter permease subunit MlaE, producing the protein MLFVENIGKRALSTCEAIGRATFMLFGAIIAKPQPVRMFPLLLQQLYSVGVLSLVIIVVSGLFIGMVISLQGYVILVDYGAETSLGQLVSLSLLRELGPVVTALLFAGRAGSALTAEIGLMKTTEQLSSMEMMAIDPLRRIIAPRLWAGVISMPLLAMIFMAVGIWGGQIVGVEWKGIDHGSFWSVMQASVDVRHDIVNSLIKCVVFAFVVTWIALFNGYDATPTSEGISLATTRTVVHSSLAVLGIDFVLTALMFGN; encoded by the coding sequence ATCTTATTTGTTGAAAATATTGGTAAGCGAGCGCTTTCAACGTGCGAAGCTATTGGTCGAGCGACTTTTATGCTTTTTGGGGCGATCATTGCAAAGCCTCAACCCGTAAGAATGTTTCCATTGTTATTGCAACAGCTGTATTCAGTCGGTGTGTTATCGCTTGTTATTATCGTGGTCTCTGGGCTGTTTATCGGCATGGTGATAAGCCTTCAAGGTTATGTGATTTTAGTCGATTACGGTGCAGAAACCAGTCTCGGCCAATTGGTGTCACTTTCGTTATTACGTGAATTAGGCCCTGTGGTTACCGCACTCTTATTTGCTGGGCGTGCCGGCTCTGCATTAACTGCAGAAATAGGGTTAATGAAAACGACAGAGCAGTTGTCTAGTATGGAAATGATGGCGATAGATCCTTTGCGTCGTATTATTGCCCCGCGCTTATGGGCGGGTGTTATTTCAATGCCATTACTGGCGATGATTTTTATGGCTGTGGGTATATGGGGTGGTCAAATTGTTGGTGTTGAATGGAAAGGTATTGATCACGGAAGCTTTTGGTCAGTAATGCAAGCATCGGTCGATGTACGCCACGACATTGTTAACAGTTTAATTAAGTGTGTCGTGTTTGCGTTTGTCGTGACATGGATTGCTTTATTTAATGGCTATGATGCGACCCCAACATCAGAAGGGATCTCATTAGCAACAACACGAACGGTAGTGCATTCGTCACTGGCGGTATTAGGAATTGATTTTGTGCTTACAGCACTGATGTTTGGGAATTAA
- the lptB gene encoding LPS export ABC transporter ATP-binding protein, with translation MAILEAKNLAKTYGSRKVVSDVSLTVESGKIVGLLGPNGAGKTTSFYMIVGLVSRDEGSITIDGVDISLQPMHNRSKMGIGYLPQEASIFRKLSVFDNIMAVLQTRKDLSKAERLDKLEELLDEFNIQHIRNSNGMALSGGERRRVEIARALAANPKFILLDEPFAGVDPISVIDIKKIIQHLRDRGLGVLITDHNVRETLDVCEHAYIVSQGHMIANGTPEHVLNDEHVKRVYLGDQFKL, from the coding sequence ATGGCCATATTAGAAGCAAAAAACCTCGCAAAAACATACGGCAGCCGTAAAGTCGTATCTGATGTAAGCCTAACGGTTGAGTCAGGGAAAATTGTTGGCCTTCTTGGCCCTAACGGCGCGGGTAAAACAACGTCTTTCTATATGATTGTTGGTTTAGTGTCTCGCGATGAAGGCTCTATCACTATTGATGGTGTCGATATTTCACTTCAACCAATGCATAACCGTTCAAAAATGGGCATTGGCTATTTACCTCAAGAAGCGTCTATTTTTAGAAAACTGTCCGTATTCGATAACATCATGGCAGTGCTTCAAACTCGCAAAGATTTATCTAAAGCAGAACGCTTAGATAAACTTGAAGAGTTATTGGATGAATTTAATATTCAGCACATTCGCAACAGTAACGGCATGGCTCTTTCTGGTGGCGAACGTCGTCGAGTTGAGATCGCTCGTGCATTAGCCGCAAACCCAAAGTTCATTTTACTTGATGAACCTTTTGCCGGTGTTGATCCTATTTCTGTAATCGACATCAAAAAAATCATTCAACATTTAAGAGACCGAGGGTTAGGTGTGTTAATTACAGACCACAACGTTCGTGAAACTCTCGATGTGTGTGAACACGCTTATATCGTAAGCCAAGGTCATATGATTGCAAATGGTACCCCCGAACACGTATTAAATGATGAACATGTAAAACGCGTTTATCTTGGTGATCAATTTAAGTTGTAA
- the mlaF gene encoding phospholipid ABC transporter ATP-binding protein MlaF: MDTQPILVKVDNLTFRRGNRVIFDDISLFVPKGKITAIMGPSGIGKTTLLRLIGGQILPESGDIHFEGWNIPKLGRKALYLARKKMGMLFQSGALFTDMNVFDNVAFPLREHTQLSEEFIRTLVLLKLEAVGLRGASELMPSELSGGMARRAALARAIALDPDLIMYDEPFVGQDPITMGVLVELIRNLNDALGLTSVVVSHDVPEVMSIADHVYLLANGKIIAQGSPFELENNPDPQVRQFLDGRSDGPVPFRFPSKPLVEELFPGE, from the coding sequence ATGGATACACAACCCATTTTAGTAAAAGTAGATAACTTAACCTTTAGACGAGGAAATCGAGTTATTTTTGATGATATTAGTTTGTTTGTTCCAAAAGGCAAAATAACCGCAATTATGGGGCCTTCTGGAATAGGTAAAACAACGTTGTTGCGCTTGATTGGCGGACAGATTTTACCCGAATCAGGCGATATACATTTTGAAGGGTGGAATATTCCTAAGTTGGGACGAAAAGCCCTGTATTTAGCCCGAAAAAAAATGGGGATGCTGTTTCAATCTGGGGCTCTATTTACCGACATGAATGTGTTTGATAATGTGGCTTTTCCATTGCGTGAGCATACTCAATTATCAGAAGAGTTTATTCGAACATTGGTGTTATTGAAGTTAGAAGCCGTGGGTTTACGTGGTGCTTCAGAATTAATGCCAAGCGAATTGTCTGGTGGTATGGCACGTCGTGCTGCATTGGCGCGAGCCATCGCGTTAGATCCTGATTTGATCATGTACGATGAACCCTTTGTTGGGCAAGATCCCATCACTATGGGGGTTTTGGTTGAGCTAATTCGTAATTTGAATGACGCATTAGGGTTAACTTCGGTTGTTGTTTCTCATGATGTTCCTGAAGTCATGAGTATTGCTGATCATGTCTATTTATTGGCTAACGGTAAAATTATTGCTCAAGGTTCTCCTTTCGAGCTAGAAAACAATCCAGACCCTCAAGTACGACAATTTTTAGATGGCCGCTCTGACGGACCCGTTCCTTTTCGCTTTCCGTCGAAACCATTAGTTGAGGAGTTATTTCCTGGTGAGTAA
- the mlaC gene encoding phospholipid-binding protein MlaC — protein MKLGMKIVGIILSLFIGVAQAEPIDKTKPYEMMTKVSEDTFARLKAEQVAIQKDPNILKTVVEEELMPYVNVKYAAYKLLGPHLKKTTAAEREQFVTAFRGYLVSSYAQVLTLYTDQKIELEKPKAIPEKKSIISVRVDILDSARPTVKVDFKLRKNKKTSEWQAFDMVAEGVSLLSTKQSEWSAKIRKEGIESVSKELTSLAAQPIRLEGSK, from the coding sequence ATGAAGTTAGGGATGAAAATCGTAGGGATCATACTTTCCCTTTTTATTGGTGTCGCTCAAGCTGAACCGATTGATAAAACCAAACCTTATGAAATGATGACAAAAGTCTCTGAAGACACTTTTGCTCGATTAAAAGCAGAGCAAGTCGCTATTCAAAAAGATCCCAATATATTAAAAACGGTCGTTGAAGAAGAATTGATGCCGTACGTTAATGTAAAGTATGCCGCGTATAAATTACTTGGGCCTCATCTAAAGAAAACCACGGCAGCAGAAAGAGAACAATTTGTGACGGCTTTTCGTGGCTACCTCGTGTCGTCATACGCTCAAGTATTAACGTTATATACTGATCAAAAAATCGAATTAGAGAAGCCAAAAGCGATTCCTGAAAAAAAATCTATCATTAGTGTTCGTGTTGATATTCTTGATTCAGCTCGTCCAACGGTAAAAGTAGATTTTAAATTACGTAAGAATAAGAAAACATCAGAGTGGCAAGCATTTGATATGGTAGCGGAAGGCGTGAGCTTATTATCGACAAAGCAATCTGAATGGAGTGCTAAGATTCGTAAAGAAGGCATTGAGTCAGTCAGTAAAGAATTAACCTCATTAGCCGCTCAACCTATTCGCTTAGAAGGAAGTAAGTAA
- the rapZ gene encoding RNase adapter RapZ — protein sequence MKLMVVSGNSGAGKSVALRVLEDLGYYCVDNLPVDLLAQFVESIQHSSQNVAVSVDIRNLPKDPSLLKNTLTELKKSHDVTVIFLDAEDKELIKRYSETRRLHPLSLIGEQCSLEQAVELEKSILCHFKEDADLVLDTTSKSIHDLSETLRSRILGRESKELVMVFESFGFKHGLPTDADYVFDVRFLPNPHWEPTLRPMTGLDKPVADYLEKHAEVIQLKEQIQHFLMTWLPALEKNNRSYLTVAIGCTGGQHRSVYITQQLGEYFKQQGQQVQIRHKTLERH from the coding sequence ATGAAGCTAATGGTCGTTAGTGGTAATTCAGGCGCCGGTAAATCGGTTGCCCTGCGAGTGTTAGAAGATTTAGGTTATTATTGCGTTGATAATCTACCCGTTGATCTTCTTGCTCAATTTGTTGAATCTATCCAGCACAGTAGTCAAAATGTTGCAGTAAGTGTGGATATCAGAAACTTACCTAAAGACCCTTCATTATTAAAAAACACCTTAACTGAACTCAAAAAATCCCATGATGTCACCGTTATTTTCTTAGATGCTGAAGATAAAGAGCTAATTAAACGTTACAGCGAAACTCGCCGTTTGCACCCCCTTTCTCTCATTGGTGAGCAATGTTCATTAGAACAAGCCGTTGAACTAGAAAAGAGTATTCTTTGCCATTTTAAAGAAGACGCTGATCTCGTATTAGATACGACAAGTAAATCCATTCATGATTTAAGTGAAACACTCCGTTCTCGTATTCTTGGTCGAGAATCAAAAGAATTGGTGATGGTCTTTGAATCATTTGGTTTTAAACACGGCTTACCTACCGATGCAGACTATGTATTTGACGTCCGCTTCTTACCGAACCCACATTGGGAACCGACATTACGACCAATGACAGGGTTAGATAAGCCCGTTGCAGATTACTTAGAAAAGCACGCGGAAGTCATTCAATTAAAAGAGCAAATACAACACTTTTTAATGACTTGGTTACCCGCTTTAGAAAAGAATAATCGCAGCTATTTAACCGTCGCAATTGGTTGTACTGGTGGACAACATCGCTCCGTTTACATTACTCAACAACTTGGTGAGTATTTCAAACAGCAAGGCCAGCAAGTTCAAATACGACATAAAACCTTAGAGAGACATTAA
- the lptC gene encoding LPS export ABC transporter periplasmic protein LptC yields the protein MTLKHLFMTLLLLIASWSGYYLYYEYAKSEQQVIPDLQTPVFTGKNVSNNNYDENGVRNYQINAKALARFAQTGNTNFTIPHLFVFKEGKVKEWEIISDVGVLNKDHTLYLTGNVIIKNLLPEAAFDTMTTDSMTIELTTKDFMTDDVVNLVGPTFETTGVGMKGNFTSQQTTLLENVQGIYEAFTR from the coding sequence ATGACCCTAAAACACCTTTTTATGACCTTATTGTTATTGATCGCAAGTTGGTCAGGCTATTACTTGTATTATGAATACGCAAAAAGCGAACAACAAGTAATCCCTGATCTACAAACACCTGTTTTTACAGGTAAAAACGTCAGTAATAATAACTATGATGAAAATGGCGTTCGCAACTACCAAATAAACGCAAAAGCACTTGCTCGCTTTGCTCAAACAGGTAACACCAATTTTACCATTCCTCATTTATTTGTATTTAAAGAGGGCAAAGTAAAAGAGTGGGAAATAATTTCGGATGTTGGTGTCCTAAATAAAGATCATACCCTCTATTTAACAGGAAACGTTATTATCAAAAATCTGTTACCTGAAGCTGCCTTTGACACCATGACAACTGACAGCATGACGATCGAACTTACAACAAAAGATTTTATGACAGATGATGTCGTCAATCTGGTTGGCCCAACTTTCGAAACTACTGGTGTAGGAATGAAAGGTAATTTCACTAGCCAACAAACGACCCTATTAGAGAATGTACAAGGTATCTATGAAGCTTTCACACGTTAG
- a CDS encoding calcium/sodium antiporter, with product MTELLMPSLLLVVGLSLLVWGADKLVFGSAALAKNYGISPLVIGMTILAMGSSAPEMMVSAAAALDGKTDTAVGNVIGSNIANIALILGITALIKPLAISSGIIRRELPLMLIVTLLAGGIMYDNYLGFNEGILLVALFIAFILAMLYISRKEQPNGDTLLNEQESEIPDGVPNGKAIFWVVVGLALLPLGANMLIDNAVIIAKHFGMSDLVIGLTIIAIGTSLPELAASVAGVLKGEDDMAVGNIIGSNVFNILAVMGIPALLHPSSISEYIMSRDFYVMLGVSVLLLIMALGKSRSINRIEGGILVTCFLIYQGFLFYTM from the coding sequence ATGACAGAGCTGCTTATGCCATCTCTACTTCTTGTCGTAGGACTCTCTTTACTTGTTTGGGGCGCCGATAAATTGGTATTTGGTTCTGCCGCATTAGCGAAGAACTATGGTATCTCTCCCCTTGTCATTGGTATGACTATATTAGCGATGGGTTCATCTGCCCCAGAAATGATGGTTTCTGCTGCTGCCGCCTTAGATGGAAAAACAGATACCGCTGTTGGTAATGTCATTGGCTCTAACATCGCTAACATCGCATTAATTTTAGGTATTACTGCCTTAATTAAACCACTAGCCATTAGCTCTGGCATCATTCGCCGTGAACTACCTCTGATGTTGATCGTAACATTGCTGGCTGGTGGCATCATGTATGATAACTACCTAGGATTTAATGAAGGCATTTTACTTGTTGCTCTTTTCATCGCTTTTATTCTTGCGATGTTATATATCAGCCGAAAAGAACAACCCAATGGTGACACGCTACTTAATGAACAAGAATCAGAGATCCCTGATGGTGTTCCTAACGGAAAAGCAATTTTCTGGGTGGTAGTTGGCCTTGCACTGTTACCATTAGGCGCAAATATGCTGATTGATAACGCGGTTATTATTGCAAAACATTTTGGTATGAGTGATTTAGTTATTGGTTTAACAATTATTGCTATCGGAACAAGTCTTCCTGAACTTGCCGCATCTGTTGCGGGTGTATTGAAAGGCGAAGATGACATGGCTGTTGGTAATATTATTGGTTCTAACGTATTCAATATTCTTGCCGTTATGGGGATCCCTGCACTTCTACACCCATCAAGTATCAGTGAATATATTATGAGCCGTGACTTCTACGTAATGTTAGGCGTTTCTGTTTTACTTCTTATTATGGCGTTGGGTAAAAGTCGCAGCATTAACCGTATTGAAGGTGGTATTTTAGTGACGTGTTTCCTTATATATCAAGGATTCCTTTTCTACACGATGTAA